Genomic segment of Terriglobia bacterium:
TTGACTTGGGAGGATTCTCTCCGCAGTGGCCGGATTTTCCCGGGTAATGCAGTCACCGGTCAGAAGACCACCCGGTTCGTCTTCATGCCTCCTCGCAGCAGTCTTTCCCAGGCATTAATTGGCATACCTGAATCCTAAATATTCGATCGCAGATGAGGATTTCCTTCCTTCTGGTCCAATTATCCCCACTTTTTTCCCATAATTCCACCGCCCTTGAGTGTGATACTCTGCCCCGCACTCAGCGTCGATGGCAGATCTAAACAGCTAATATCGCTTACGTTTCTCGTGACTACAACTGGGGCGACCGAAACCTCCGAACCATTGTGGCACAGGTGTTGCGTAGAAGAGACTAGTAGAAATGTAGATTCAGCAACGGTTTTTTTGTACATCATAACTCTAATGCCGCTTGCGGCTCGGAATCCAGGGATGTTGAAATCTCCGGGTGGGGAGCTGAGGTGCTTGTGCTTGACGTGCTCGAAGGCCGCTATTTGCGCCCTGCCGAGGGTATCAGAACTACCGATCTTGGAATGCGGGACCTATCGGGCTTCGACACAGATTCGGGCTCCGGCATCCGGCTCGCCGAAGAGGCAGGACCGCTCCAAGGAAGAAGGGGAGTTCAGGGGACTGTGTGCCGATTGCGAACTCCGCAATGACTGCACTTTCTCCAGGCCCGAGAGCGGGGTATGGCACTGCGAGCACTACCGTTGATTCAGGCAAGCCCGGTCATTATGAGGATTCGGCTTCTGGAAGGCGGATGTCATGAAAACACAGGAAATTCAGGCCATTATCGAGAAACACAGCGGGCAGCGTGGTGAGCTCATCGCGATCCTTGAAGATATCCAGTCCAAGTACAGTTATCTTCCCGAACCAGCCCTGAAAGCCGTAGCGGAGCAGACGGGCCGATCTCTGGTCGACATCTATGGCGTCGCTACCTTCTATCGATGGTTCAGCCTCAAACCACGCGGCCGGCATCTGTGCTCCGTTTGTCTCGGGACGGCCTGTCACGTCCGCGGCGGGCCGGTCATTGCCGAGGAATTCGGACGTGAATTGGGAATCAAGACAGGCGAGAACACCTCGGATGGGGAGTTTACTCTGGAGACCGTGAACTGCCTGGGGGCGTGCGCACTTGGGCCGATTGTGGTGGTCGACGGTCATTATTTCTCCAACGTAAGTCCCATCCGGGTCAAAGAAATTGTCGGCCAGACCCGGGAGGGGCTCGATAAAGTCGACATCAAAACGGACCAGCGGGTGTTCCCCATCGAGGTCAGCTGCGCACGCTGCAACCACAGCCTCACCGACTCGAACAACCTATTGGACGGCATCCCCGCCATTCGGGTGACAGCTGCTTACGAACATACTCATGGCTGGCTTTTTCTGTCCTCCTTGTATGGAAGCTACAGCACCCAGTCTGAACACGAAATCCCGATGGATATGACGGTGAACTTCTTCTGCCCGCACTGCCACGCCGAACTCTCCGGAGGGACACCGTGCACGGAGTGCAGTGCTCCAATGGTTCCCATGATTGTGCGCGGCGGCGGGATTCTGCAGATCTGCTCGCGTCGAGGTTGCCGGGCCCACAGGCTTGATTTTGACGGGATGAATCTATGATCCCGCGCTCAAACCGGCCTTCAGATGGGGACCAATGATCTACCTTCAGGCGGAAAGGGAAGGAACGCGTCCATGGAAAAACTCAAGTCGATAGACGATCTCAGGAGCCTGCAAAGCCGGCTGGTCGCCAGCACGGATCTCCATAAACCAACGATTGTCATCTCTGCGGGCACTTGCGGTCAAGCCAGCGGCGCCAACGATCTCATTCGCATCACCAAGCGTCAGTTGCTCTACAAGGGTCTCACGGACAGGATCCGGTTGCGGATCACCGGGTGTCACGGATATTGCCAGGCTGAGCCGTCGGTTCTGGTTGAGCCCAAAGGGATCTTCTATCCGAGAATCAGCCCGGAGGACATGGAACGTATTGTCGATGCCACGGCTTCCGATGAGCCGGTCGAACGCCTGCTCTGGAAGGATCCCAACACGCGCAAGCGAATCAGCACGCAAAGCGACATCCCCTTCTTCAAGAGCCAGAAGCGTACGATTCTCGCGCGCAACGAAAAGATCGATCCGATTCGCATTTACAGCTACATCCAGGACGCGGGCTATTCGGCGCTGGCGAAAGCTCTCGAGCAACGCGACCCTCAGGCGCTGATCGCGGAAATCAAAGCCTCGGGGCTCCGCGGACGTGGAGGCGCAGGGTTCCCCACGGGAATCAAGTGGGAACTCCTGGCAAAACAGAACAACGGGAGAGGAAAGGTCCTGGTCTGCAACGCGGACGAAGGCGATCCCGGCGCCTACATGGACCGCAGCGTACTTGAAGGAAATCCTCACAGCATCCTCGAGGGCATGCTTATCGGCGCCTATGCCACAGGTGCAACGGAGGGGGTGCTCTATGTCCGCAATGAGTATCCGCTGGCGATCAAGCATCTGATCATCGCCCTGCGCCAGGCAGAGGAACTGGGACTTATCGGAGCGGATATCCTTGGAACAGGATTCTCGTTCGACGTCAGCCTGGTCAGGGGGGCAGGAGCCTTCGTGTGCGGCGAGGAGACGGCGTTGATGCGGTCCATCGAAGGCAAGATCGGCGAACCGCGCCAGCGGCCTCCGTATCCCGTGCAAAAGGGGATCGAGGGCAAACCGACCGCCATCAACAATGTGGAAACGTGGGCGAATATCCCCGTCATCGTCAATCAGGGTGCCGCCGCGTACGCGCTAACCGGGACGCAAAGCAATCACGGCACGAAAATTTTCAGCCTGGTGGGAAAGGTCAAAAACACCGGTCTCGTCGAAGTACCCATGGGTATTACGATCGGCGAAATCGTCCACGACATCGGCGGCGGACCTTCCGGGCGTGCCCAGATCAAGGCCGTTCAAACCGGCGGGCCCAGTGGCGGCTGCATCCCCACCTCGATGTTCGATCTGCCCGTCGACTACGAAAGCTTGAGCGCGGCGGGTTCCATCATGGGATCAGGCGGGATGATCGTCATGGACGAAAACACCTGCATGGTTGATGTCGCGAAGTACTTCATGAATTTCCTGAAGGATGAGTCGTGCGGGAAGTGCTATGTCTGCCGCAAGGGCACGCAGCGGATGTGGGAAATACTCGACGACATTACCAAGGGGAATGGAACGGCCGAGGATCTCGACCTCCTGGAAGAACTCGCGCTCGTGGTCAAGGACGCCTCCATGTGCGGTTTGGGTCAGACCGCTTCCAATCCCGTGCTCAGCACCCTGCGCTACTTTCGCGAGGAATACCTTGCCCACGTCGAGCGGAAATTCTGTCCGGCGACAGTCTGCCGCGGTCTGTTCAACTATCGGGTTATCGCCGAGAAGTGCACCGGCTGTGCGCTCTGCGTGAAAGTCTGCCCTACCGGTGCCATTATGGGACCGCGCAAGGAAGCGCACAACCTGGATCGATCCAAGTGCATCAAGTGCCGGGCATGCTATGACGTGTGCAAGTTCGATGCGATCGCCGGAGATGCCATCATCGTTGTTCCCGTTTCGTGATTGACGAGGAGGAAACCGAATGATCAAGCTGAGCCTGAACGGTCTGCCCGTCTCAGTGGAGGAGGGCATGACCCTGCTGGAAGCTGCAACCTTTTTTGGCTTCCCGATCCCGACCTTGTGCCACATGGATGGACTCTCCCCCTATGGCGCCTGCAGGTTGTGCCTCGTCGAAATCGGCGAGGGCCCCAAAGCCAAATTGGTCAGTTCTTGCACCTACCCGGTCGAAGAGGGCCTCAAAGTGCGCACGGCTTCCGCGCGCGTCGTCAAGGCGCGCAAAATGATCCTGGAACTGCTGCTGGCCTCATGCCCCCAATCCAAGACCATCCAGGATCTGGCTTCGGCTCACCAGGTGCGCCAGCAGCGCTTCAAGCAGGAGCACGAGACTTGTATCCTCTGCGGGCTCTGCGTGCGCATGTGCCGCGAGCAGATGATGGCGGGGGCCATCGGTTTTCGAGGGCGGGGCAATCATCGCAGTCTGGGTACGCCCTTCGACATCAAATCCGAAGTTTGCCGGCTGTGCGGCGGTTGCATCCAGGTCTGCCCGGCCTGCCAGCTTCGCTGCACGTACACGGAGCCCGACAAAGCAATCTGCGGGGGGTGTGCCAACCTCAGCCCGCCCTGCCTCGAGAAGCCGCAATTCAACGATATGATGTGTTTCATGGCGCCTTGTGTCGCCTGTGAAATCCGGAAAGATTGAAAAGCCCAAAGGAGAAAGCACTCATGAGTCTATCAAAGACAAATGCCACAGCAGCAACTCTTACCAAGAACCGAACCGAAGACTCCATCGTCCCCACATCAGGCATGTGTGTCACCTGCGTGGACGGCTGCATCGGAATGTGCGAGATCGGCAAGTCCGCCTATCGGGGGCACGAGGTCATCTACCCCCAGCCATTCGGAGTCATCACCACCGCAGCAGAAAAGACCTATCCCGTCGACTATTCACACTTCAACATCATGGGGACCGCCGTCGGCGCCCACGGCATTGAAGCCGACTCCGACAAGGCCATCTTTCCTTCCGTCAGGCTCGATGTCGCCATCGGCCACGACAAGAAGCTGAAGTTCCGCCTCCCCTGGATCATTCCCGGCATCGGATCGACCAATGTCGCCAAGAACAACTGGGAGGGGCTGGCCATTGGCTCGGCCCTGGCGGGCACCGGCCTGACCATCGGAGAGAACGTGGTCGGCATGGACCCCGAAGCGGTGATCAAGAATGGCCGTGTAGTGGACACCGTGGACCTGAAGCGCCGGGTGAAGCTCTATCAGGATTACCAGCGCGACGGCTACGGGGCCACCATCGTGCAGTCGAACATCGAGGACACCCGCCTGGGAGTGCAGGAGTACGCAGTGGAAAAGCTCGGCGTCGAGTGTGTCGAGCTGAAGTGGGGCCAGGGCGCCAAGGACATCGGCGGCGAGGTCAAGATCAACAACCTCAAGAAGGCCCGGTTGCTTCATGAGCGCGGATACATCGTGCTCCCCGACCCGACCAATGCCTTCGTCATCAAAGCCTTCGAACAGGGCGCCTTCAAGGAGTTCGAGCGCCATTCGCGCGTCGGCATGGTGAGCGAGGAATCTTTTGCCCAGAGAGTGGAAGAACTGCGCAAGGCCGGCGCCAAGTACGTTTTCCTCAAGACGGGTGCCTATCGCCCTGCCGACCTGGCGCGCGCTCTGGCATTCTCTTCCAAGTACAGGATCGACCTGCTCACCGTCGATGGCGCGGGCGGGGGTACCGGAATGAGCCCCTGGAAAATGATGAATGAATGGGGCGTCCCGCCGGTCGAACTCCACTCGCTCCTCCATGGGTACGCGAAGAAACTCGCTGACGAAGGCAGGTATGTTCCTGCCCTGGCTGTCGCCGGCGGATTCACATTCGAAGATCAGATCTTCAAAGGCCTCGCTCTCGGCGCGCCTTTTGTGAAGCTCGTCGGAATGGCGCGCAGCCCGATCGCGGCCGCCATGGTCGGCAAGACCATCGGCCGGGCCATCGACGACGGACAATTGCCGGTCTACATCGAGCGTTTCGGGAATACCAAGGATGAAATCTTCGTCACGGCCGCCTCGCTGCGACAGGAAGTGGGCAACGACGAGTTCGAGAAATTGCCCACCGGAGCACTCGGCCTTTACACCTACTACGAGCGGCTCGCCCAGGGGTTACGCCAACTCATGGCCGGGAGCCGGAAGTTTGCTCCTGAATTCATCAGCCGTGATGATCTGGCCGCGCTCACCAGGGAGGCGGCGGCGATCAGCGGTATCCGCCATGTGATGGACGTCGACGAGGAGGAAGTCGAAAAGATTCTGAACGGCAAGTCTCTCGCGCCGCCGGCCAAGCGGCAGCAAGCAGGCAGCAAGCCCTAGACGGCGCTGGACGCACTTCTGCTTGCTATCCCGGCTGTCTTGGTTTATTACTTCCCCGTTGAGGGAAGTGCTCCGGGGCGTTTTTTCGCCAGCGGTCTGCCGCTGCATCCGCTCCGGGAGCGATCAGGCGGCCGTCTCTCATGATCAAGATCGCGCTACTGGGGTTCGGAAATGTTGGGCGCGCATTTGCGCACTTCCTCGACAAGACGGGTGAGGGTGCAGAGTTTCCGATCCTGGGCATCGCGGACATTACCGGCGGCTTGATCTTGCGCGATGCCGAGGATGCGCGCTGGCTCCTGGCGATGCAGGAGCAGGGGCGCACAGTTGCCGATTGCGCTGCGCGGGGCGCGTTCTTCAACGTCCTGTCCTATATCAACAACCTGCCGAAAGCGGGCATCGCGGCGCTTGTGGAATGCTTGCCCACCAATCCGCTCGACGGACAGCCTGCCCTTGATCTGATCAGGCGCGCAATCGACAAGGGACTCGCCGTTGTTACCGTAGACAAAGGGCCGATTGTTCATGGCTTCCAGTCCCTGACCTCAGCCGCCCGGCGCAAAGGCACAAAACTGGCTTACAGCGGCACGACCGGCGTGCGGCCTCCTGAAGGGATTGCAGGATGTCATGTCCTCGACATCCGCGGCATCCTCAATGGGACCACGAACTATATTCTCACCGAAATGCAGGAGCGCGGGCTCACCTTCAGGCAGGCCCTGGTGCTGGCAAAGGATCAGGGGATCGCCGAGCCCAACCCGGAGCTCGATATCGAAGGGTGGGATACCGCGTGCAAGATCCTGATTCTCGCCAACGAGTGGATGCAGGCCCGGGCATCCCTGGCGGATGTGGTGCGCATCGGGATCGGGCCGGAGACGGAGCAGATGATCATGGAGGCGGGCAGCTCCGGTCGTGTCGTGCGGCTCATAGGCCGCGCACGCCTGCAGGATGGGCGGATGCGCCTCAGCGTCGGACCTAAAACCGTCGGCCCCCAATCCTTGCTCCACTCGATCTCCGGCACATCGAAGGGCGCGATCTTCGCGACCAGGGAAAAGGGCGAACTCTTCGCCGGCGGCGTGTCTGGCCGCGATGCCATAGCGCAGACAATTCTCGAAGACCTCAAATCGGTGACCCAGACAAACAGTGGCACGCCATGAGTGATGAACACTGAGCATATCACTCACCGCCCGGCACTCGGCGCACATCGCCCGTCACTTGCCACTGTCCCCAGCCGTACTGTGGTGGTAATTATTTGGTGTGATCCAAAACGAAGACGCCGACTTGGAGACAAAGCATGAAGTTCCATCCAGGCTGTCAAGAGGAGGAGACGACCAAGAGCCGGAAGCGGATCCGGATCGACGTTAGCCGCCGCCTGCCCCGGGGGGAAGGTTGCGGGTGATGGCCAAATTCCTGCTCTGGTGTATTTTGCTGGTGCTCTGCTGGCCCATAGCGCTGCTGGCGCTTGTTCTCTATCCGTTGGTCTGGTTGATCCTCCTTCCCTTCCGGATTCTCGGCATCGCGGTCGCCGGAGTGCTCGGGCTGTTCTGGGCGGTGGTCACCCTGCCCGTACGGATCATCAAAAAAATCGCATGAGGAAGCATGAAGATCGGAATCACCTGTTACCCGACCTACGGCGGCAGCGGGATCGTCGCGACAGAGCTTGGCAAGGAACTGGCAGAGAAAGGGCACGAGATTCATTTCATCAGCTATGCCCTGCCGCTGCGGCTGAACCGGGCAACGCCCAACATATTTTTTCACGAGGTCGAAGTCACCAACTATCCTCTGTTCGACCACCCCCCCTATACGCTCGCCCTGGCCACCAAGATGGCGGAGGTGGCGGAACTGCAAGGGCTGGACCTGCTGCACTGTCACTACGCCATTCCCCACTCGGTGAGCGCTTTCCTGGCCAAGTCGATGTTGCACCCGCGCAAGCTTCCCGTGGTGACGACGCTGCACGGCACGGATATCACTCTCGTAGGCGCAGACCGCTCCTACCTTCCCATCACCAAGTTCTCAATCGAACGCTCCGATGGAGTCACTGCCGTCTCTCAGTACCTCAAGCAGGCGACTTGCGAGACCTTTGGGGTGCAGAACGAGATCGAAGTGATCTACAACTTCGTCAACTGCGACGTCTACAAGCCGGGGGCAAGACCCGGACTGCAGGAGCGCTTCGCGCCGGGCGGCGAAAAGATACTCATTCATCTCTCGAATTTCCGGGCGGTGAAGCGGACCGGCGACGTGATCGAGATCTTCCTGCGTGTGCAAAGGAAGCTGCCTGCGGTGCTGCTCATGGTCGGAGACGGCCCGGAGCGCAGCAGCGCCGAATGGCTGGCGCATCATTACGGCATTGCAGAGAAGGTTCGTTTTCTGGGCAAACGCGACAACATCGACGAATTGATCGGAGCCGCCCACCTGCTCCTGCTGCCCAGCGAGACCGAGTCTTTCGGCCTGGTCGCGCTGGAAGCGATGGCCTGCGAAGTTCCGGTGGTGGTTTCGAGGGTTGGTGGACTTCCCGAGGTGATCACCGACGGCAGAGAAGGATTTCTGGTCGAGCCGCACAACATCGATGGAATGGCTGAGAGAGCGCTGCAAATTCTCTCAGACGAGAAAGAGCGCCGGGAAATGGGCAAGCGCGGCCGCGAATCGGCCAGAGCCCGGTTCTGTGCCGACGAAATCGTGTGCCAATACGAGAGTTATTATAAGAAGATCCTCGCCAAGGTCTGATCCCTGCCGCCGCCGTCGGTCAGCTAATGCGCGCGGTGGGAAGATTCGATCAGAACCAGCCCGGAGCTGATGGCGTTGGGCAGCTTCACAATGGAGCCCAGGTCAAAACCATCCTTGATCTTGCCCCTCACCGCGACCCGAGCGCCTGTGCGTGGCACCCCCTTGTCCGAAACCACCCACAGCTTGCCGGTACCGTCGTCCACTTCGTAGGCGCCGCGCCCCAGAGCTGAGTAGCTGCGCACCACTTTACCGACAATCCCGACTTCGCGATTCGCGTACCGATAGGGCTCCGCCATGATCTGGTTGATCGTTTTCTGCACGCAGCCGGCAAGCAATAATAACAGTATCAGCAGCACCGGCACAGCGGCGATCCGCCTTCCCGTGGTTTTCCGCATAGCGATTCTCCCGAATGTTCTCGCCTATTAGATCCATCTGACAGCCGAAGGTTTCACCGCGCGGCCCGACGGCCGACGCCAACTCTGAGATCACGAAAGGCGCGCAAACCACATCTCTTCTTTCGTGGCTCCGGGAGGCGACCTGGAAAATTGCCGAACTGCAGTTGGACTGGAGCCGCAAACAGGGCATAATAGTGATGCCCAAACGGAGGAACATGACGCGCCGCCCCAAGATGTTCGTGCTGGACACCAATGTAATCCTTCACGACGCCACCTGCATCCACCAATTCCAGGAAAACGACATCGTCATTCCCCTCGCCGTGATTGAGGAGATCGATCACTTCAAGCGTGGGAGCCAGGTCATCAACTTCAACGCCCGCGAATTCGCGCGCACCCTCGATTCCATAACCGGCAATGCCCTCTTCGATGGCGGCATCCCTCTTGGCGAGGGCAAAGGGAAAGTCCGGATCGCAATCACGAAGGGCTTGAGTCCGGAGATCCAGGAGGTCTTCCGCGAAGACAATGCGGATCACAGAATCCTGAGCGTCGCACTCGATCTGCACAAAAAGGCCAGGAGCCGGAGATCGGTGATCCTGGTGACCAAAGATGTCAATTTGCGCATGAAGGCGAAGGCCCTGTGCATACCGGCGGAGGATTACGCTACCGACCGCGTGCACAGCATCGATGCGCTATACAGCGGGAAGGAAATCCTCGAGGATATAGACAGCGAGCTTCTGACTGCGCTTCATCAACCTCCGTTTGAGCTGCCCGCCGCGAAGCTCCTGAACGTTCGGCCATTGGATCTTGTGCCGAACCAATATCTCATTTTACGCAATCAAAGCCGGTCCGTGCTTGCCTGCTTCGATGCGGAGACCGGGCGGCTGCGCAAGGTGGAGAAAGGTATGGTTTACGGCATCAAGCCGAGGAACGCCGAGCAGACCTTCGCCGTCGACGCGCTGACCCGGACGAACATTCCGCTGGTGACCATGACGGGGAAAGCCGGCACAGGCAAGACGCTTCTGGCGCTTGCAAGCGCCATGCAGGTCAGGAAAAACTATCGCCAGATCTTCCTCGCCCGCCCCGTCGTCCCACTGAGCAACAAGGACATGGGATTTCTCCCGGGCGATATCGAAGCCAAGCTCGCTCCCTATATGCAGCCCCTCTGGGACAATCTCAAGATCATCCAGAGCCAGTACCCTGAGGGCGACAAGCAGTACAAGCAGATCGACCAGATGATCGAAGAAAAAAAGCTGGTCATCGAGCCTTTGAGCTACATCCGCGGCCGGAGTCTGCAGAAAGTGATCTTTATTGTCGACGAGGCTCAGAATCTGACCCCCCACGAGATCAAGACCATCATCACGCGCGCGGGCGAGGGGGTGAAGATCGTCATCACAGGAGATATCTACCAGATCGATCACCCTTATCTCGACTCTCAATCCAACGGGGTCTCCTACCTCATTGATCATTTCAAAGGCCAGCCCTTGTACGCGCACGTCAACCTGGAGAAGGGCGAGCGATCAGAGTTGGCCGAGTTGGCCAGTAACCTGCTCTGAGCACCCGAATACCTCGGCTGACGTCGGCGCAACCGCTTCCAAAGTATTACTGAACAGTCCCGCAGGCGCTGGTGGCGCACCCTACGACGCATGAAAATCGAGGCGATGTCGGGAGACATGTGGAGAGTCGCGTCCGGCATCCGCCACCCACGTCGCGGGCGCGGGCGGCCCGACCGCGCTCAACAAAGTCCATTTTCGAAACAGTAAAGGCGCGAGGAGTTTTTCATAGGTGCAGATGACCGCTCTGGATGCTACCAATCCCATTCAACGAGCTGCTCTCCGGAACGGTCAAATCGGTAATGGGTTCTCAAATTCAGAACGATATAAGTACAGACCCCCTCACCGTCCATACTGGCTCGGGCTGAAGCCGGAAAGGAGGCAGCATGCCCCACGTGCCTCGCCCTGCGTCTGGCGATCGCGGGAAATCCTTAGAGTGCAACGCGTTGCTCAGAGAGTTGCTTGACCAGCCCGACCTCATCCTGCAGCTCCGCAACGTCTTTGCCGGAGAGACGCAGAAGGACATTGAGAATCTCATGGCGGCCTGCGTCGCGCATGACTCTGCGCGGGTCGCAAGCATCGCTCATCGACTCAAGGGTTCTGCCGCTACCATCGGAGCCGAGCCCCTGCGAGCGGCAGCTGCACGAATTGAGCGATTCGGGCGCCAGGGCCGGCTGCCACAGGTTCAGGAGTGCGTACCCAGTCTAAACGTTGAATTCGTTCGTTTTTGCAGCTTCCTTTCGACGCTTGCCGAGTCAGAACAATCCTAGACTTTTCGGGCTCCCCCCTCATAAATACTTCTGATCCTTGCCAAAATCCGTGTCGATTAGAAACATCGTAGCCAGGCCAATGAAATCTGATAACCATAATCTGCCTGCAGCATAGGAAAACTGGTGGCGCCCATGACGGAAGCATCGCGCCAGACCATTGGCATCCTGCTTGTGGATGACCATGCGGTGATCCGCGCCGCACTGCGATTGCTGATCGACAAACAACCGGGAATGGTGGTCGTCGGTGAAGCCGGCAACAAAGAGGAGGCGGTCTCGATCGCATCCCGGGAGCAACCCGAGATCATACTTCTTGATCTATGCCTCGGAGAGGAAAACGGCATCGATCTGATCCCGGAGTTGCTGGCCGCGGCCGAAGAATCCAAGATCATCGTGCTGACCGGAGTACGAGATCCGGCAGAACATCAGGTCGCAATCCGTCGCGGGGCCATGGGCATCGTTCATAAAGAGGCTTCCGCGGATATGCTCATTAAAGCCATCGATCGTGTCAATGCCGGCGAACTGTGGCTCGATCGGCGCATGACGGCAACACTGGTATCCCGGTTAAGGCGTGACCTTGAAGTCCCGAGTCTGTCTGACGTGGCCGATGTGACTTCCCGAATAACTGCCCGTGAGCGTGAGATCATCTCTCTCGTTGGAGAGGGATTGAAGAACAAACAGATTGCAGACCGCCTGTGCATCAGCGAAGCGACGGTCCGGCACCATTTGACATCCATACTGAAAAAACTGGATGTGTCGGACCGCCTCGAGCTTCTCATATTCGCCTACCAGCACAATCTGGTCAGCATGAAGAAGGATGATCCTGCGGGAAAGATATTGACGCTGCCTCAGGTGTCAAAGCGTCTCCTGCAGTAACAGTCTCTGTCCTGCGCCCCCCTCGAACGCTGCGTATATCTTAGAGCCGGATGAGCATTTGACGGCGTGCAATTCCGAACCCCAGATGCACCAAATGGTGGCGGGTTGAAGCGGGGAGAGGGCAGAGGGAAAGCAGACCCGGCAATAGAGCAACCCCTCACGTGCCCTGCGGCCGGCGCGTTCTCGACTGCCCTTCCCTCATATCGGCTCTTCAAGCACATCCATGAGAAGGCAATTCCAGGGTGCCCTGACTTCTAATGCCGTGAGGTAGAGCCAGTGCGGGTCAATCGCCATTTTGTCTTAAGGGCATATCACGATCGGGTCGAAGAGAGCCAGTGGACTCGAGGGCGGTTAGCTCAGCGCAGAGCGCCGGCATTACCCGCCGGAGGCCGGGGGTTCAAATCCTTCACCGCCCACCAGTCCGGCAACCGCCGCCACACTTCGAAGATTGGAACAAATCCCAAATTTTGTTAAACCTCTGAACGATTTCTGCCGATCCGCGTAGTAGGACAGCGAACGCAGCATGTTCGGGTCACGGGGCAAATGTATGAGCAGGCAATGGCTGACACTCTTGTTCATTCATCTCTGCGCTCCAGCTTTACTCGGTGCTCAGAACATCACAGACACTTCAAACGGGACGTTGAATCTTGTCGTCAGCTTCACCGTGGTGCCCGGCACTTCGAATTCTCCGACCAGCAGAACGGTGAACTTTCGCGTGCGCTGCATGAGTGCTGCGGGATACCAGTTGGCGGCCTCGGCAGTCTACTCAACCGCGGCAAGTGCACCCGCCGACAACGGACGGACGATCCAGGCATCCGATATCGGTGTAGGCATCACCGCGATCGACACTTCGGGCTCGGAAGTCTTGAAACCACGCGCGGACACGATAGCATTCGGATTCGACTACGACCCGGCGAACGTGCCGGCAACCAATGGACTGACACCATACACAGGGAAAGCGTCCGGACAGGCAACTCTTGCCGACTTTGTTGACAATCCGATAGTGACGATTCTGGCCGGACCCCAGGTGGCGAATACCGAAGATACTTCAAGTTCAACCAACTATATTTCCGTAACTATGACCTTTGCGCTCGTGCCGCAATACTTCACGCCGGGCACTTTTACCGCAGTCATCACGCTCTCGACTTCACGAGGAAACCCGGAAACTATGACAAAAATCAAACCTAACGGAGCAAACCATCATGCACAAGAGCTATTTGATTCTCTTTGGGACGATTGTATTGACGTTATTGATGTTTGCGCAAATCGGATTTGCCCAGACGACGGGAACCATCACTGTTAGCGGGACGGACCCCGATGCCTTCTCCATCACCAACACCTCGAATGCCGCGCTGAGTGCAACCATCATTCTGGGCAATCTGAATCCCGCCACGGGAGGCGTGCTCACCAGCGGAACCGCTCAAATTCGCCTCAGAAGCAACAAGGCCTACTATTTGACCGCACAGACGACGGTGCTCAGCTTCACGGGAGCCGGGGCAGTTGATGGGGGTGCCACCATCGCTCTGTCCGACTTCGGTTTCGGCATCAGCGCGATCGACGCGACCGGCGTGAATGTTGCCAATCAAATTGGTCATACTCCCGTGGCCCTTTTCAACTATGACCCACGGACGGTTGCGGTTACCAATGGTCTGACACCGTTTGTGTCCGGCACGCACGGAACCTTGAATGACATCTCATCGAGCGTCCAGATACTCGGGGGACCGCGCATCAGTACCCAGGGCAACATCTCCACCG
This window contains:
- the bshA gene encoding N-acetyl-alpha-D-glucosaminyl L-malate synthase BshA, translating into MKIGITCYPTYGGSGIVATELGKELAEKGHEIHFISYALPLRLNRATPNIFFHEVEVTNYPLFDHPPYTLALATKMAEVAELQGLDLLHCHYAIPHSVSAFLAKSMLHPRKLPVVTTLHGTDITLVGADRSYLPITKFSIERSDGVTAVSQYLKQATCETFGVQNEIEVIYNFVNCDVYKPGARPGLQERFAPGGEKILIHLSNFRAVKRTGDVIEIFLRVQRKLPAVLLMVGDGPERSSAEWLAHHYGIAEKVRFLGKRDNIDELIGAAHLLLLPSETESFGLVALEAMACEVPVVVSRVGGLPEVITDGREGFLVEPHNIDGMAERALQILSDEKERREMGKRGRESARARFCADEIVCQYESYYKKILAKV
- a CDS encoding PhoH family protein, whose protein sequence is MPKRRNMTRRPKMFVLDTNVILHDATCIHQFQENDIVIPLAVIEEIDHFKRGSQVINFNAREFARTLDSITGNALFDGGIPLGEGKGKVRIAITKGLSPEIQEVFREDNADHRILSVALDLHKKARSRRSVILVTKDVNLRMKAKALCIPAEDYATDRVHSIDALYSGKEILEDIDSELLTALHQPPFELPAAKLLNVRPLDLVPNQYLILRNQSRSVLACFDAETGRLRKVEKGMVYGIKPRNAEQTFAVDALTRTNIPLVTMTGKAGTGKTLLALASAMQVRKNYRQIFLARPVVPLSNKDMGFLPGDIEAKLAPYMQPLWDNLKIIQSQYPEGDKQYKQIDQMIEEKKLVIEPLSYIRGRSLQKVIFIVDEAQNLTPHEIKTIITRAGEGVKIVITGDIYQIDHPYLDSQSNGVSYLIDHFKGQPLYAHVNLEKGERSELAELASNLL
- a CDS encoding Hpt domain-containing protein; its protein translation is MPHVPRPASGDRGKSLECNALLRELLDQPDLILQLRNVFAGETQKDIENLMAACVAHDSARVASIAHRLKGSAATIGAEPLRAAAARIERFGRQGRLPQVQECVPSLNVEFVRFCSFLSTLAESEQS
- a CDS encoding response regulator transcription factor, producing the protein MTEASRQTIGILLVDDHAVIRAALRLLIDKQPGMVVVGEAGNKEEAVSIASREQPEIILLDLCLGEENGIDLIPELLAAAEESKIIVLTGVRDPAEHQVAIRRGAMGIVHKEASADMLIKAIDRVNAGELWLDRRMTATLVSRLRRDLEVPSLSDVADVTSRITAREREIISLVGEGLKNKQIADRLCISEATVRHHLTSILKKLDVSDRLELLIFAYQHNLVSMKKDDPAGKILTLPQVSKRLLQ